Part of the Triticum aestivum cultivar Chinese Spring chromosome 4D, IWGSC CS RefSeq v2.1, whole genome shotgun sequence genome is shown below.
GTCACCGAGAGGTAGGCCCCTGATCCGTATGATAGGTGAGACTTCGTCAAGTTCCACACGGCCGAGGAAACTGCTCGAACAGAGCACGTAGTCGAGTAACAATGGACATTAGGGTTTCTTGCCAATTTTGTGGTTGTTGTTAATCAGAACAAGTTAATGGAGAACAGACGCATACATCGAGGAGCGGAGATCAATAAGGTAACAAATGAAAGAATTCTATTAATGACAATAATCTGGCGCATGCGTGGCGCAACACGGCGGCGTTACATATAACTCACTCCCCAGCTCAACAAAGAGAACCGAAAAAGAATCTCGTCGGAGTATAAACAACGGTTGGACAGACTCAAAGATCCACGGCGGCGGCACATCGAAGGTCAGCTCGACGATCCTCCGTCCATCTAGAACATGATGGCGGCGGCGAccgcgccggcgacggcgacgaagcTGGCGGCGGATGAGTACACGGCGGAGCTCGCGGGGGTGGCGGTGGGGGCGCCGGTGGGCGTGGCGGAGACCGCGGACGGCGTCATCGCCGAGGGAGCGTCGGTCGGCGCGTCGGTGGGCGGGGCCGGGGGAGAGGCCATCGGGGACGGCGACGCGGCGGTGGGCGGGGTGGCGACCGGCGCAGGGGCGGTGGCCGGGGACCTCGCCGGCGGTGCGGGGAGCGGGGCCATCCTGGGCGCCGGCATGGGGCCctgagcggcggcggcgacggcgaggaccGCGATGACGGCGGCGACCACGGCGAAGCGAGCCATCTGGCTGCTGTTGGTTGCGGAAAACTTCACTGAGATCGAGAGAGGAGATGGGACGATGGGTATAGCGAACGCTTGGGCTCTGGTGTGGAGAGTGGAGAGGCTGTTGAGTTGTGGATTGGGACGGGGCGAGGAGGCTGCTATTTATAGCGGGAAGGCGATTTTCTAAACGTCGGTTGAGGTAGGCAACAGCTGGAACGTTCAAGCCTCGGGCTGGCGTCATGGGCAGCGACGACGCGTGAGACCAGACCAGAGCAGTCTGTCTTCGCGAGGACGGCGCCGTGCAAAGTTGAACTCTTCGGGCCGCGGCACCGCGTCGTCCCGGTCGTTAATCGGGACACTTTGTGTAGAAGGTGAAGATTGGATCGCCGTGTACAAATTTCTACCGAGACTTCGAGTTGGCTGCTGAATCACGTGTGGTTCCTAGTCGGTGGTCTAGCAGATTGGGGAGTAGTAGAAGTTTGGCTTTGCCAAATTGGTGATAGAAAACGTAAATGATTTGACTCCGCCGACTCATTAGTCGGTCAGTTTGCTCAGACTCGTCGCCCATAcgcctcctctcctctgctcttcTCCGACGCGCTACTTCTGCTTTGATTGAGTAACTCTGACCGAGTCGCTATATGGTTTTGATCACCATAATAACCAttgataagagcatctccagtcgttggCCTCCCAGGTGGCATAAAAATCGCCGCCTGGAGGCGAGCCGGCGGTATAATCGGCTCTGGGGCGGTTGGGCACCCAGCCGTCGCCCCAGGCGTCGATGTCGGCCAGTTTTCGGCCCACTTTCGGCGAGAAATGACCCGATATCGGCGAGAATCGGCCCATATTCGACGTGGTTCGGCGTGAATTCTCAACATAAATAATTTTTTTAGGacgtagttcatcacagaaaatcaatcaaaatcaaataattcaacaaaatagtgcaacaacaaatagttcaatacacattatatagttcaacaaataaaaactcatatttcatcacacatcGAGCTAGGCGTCGCCCCTGATCCTCCATAgatgctccaccagatcctgctgcagttgttgatgcacctgtgggtctcggatctcctgatgcatattgaggtaggcagtccaggttgccggtagctggtgatcaacttcggcaagaggaccctgcatgtagtatggttcagtgtcaaacactggctctttctactcgctctcaatgatcatattgtgcaagatgacacaacaagtcatgatctcgcacatttgatcttttgaccaggtctgagcagggtaccggacaacagcaaatcgagattggagcacaccaaatgcccgctcgacatccttcctgcaagcctcctaaaccttggcaaagtgggacttcttgcctcctggcacaacgtttgagatagtcttcacaaatgccgaccatctcggatagatgccatcagctaggtagtaccccttgttgtagtgccgcccattgacctctaagttcaccggaggagaatgtccttcaacaagcttggcaaagacatgggagcactgcagcacgttgatgtcattgtgagtttctggcataccaaagaaggagtgccaaattcaGAGGTCCTGTgtgccaccgcctcaagtaccacactgcaaccgcctttggcgcctttgtacatcccctccCAAGCAactgggcagttcttccatttccaatgcacgcagtcgatgcttccaagcatctcaggaaatcctcttgctgcattctgtgctaggatccgagcagcgTGTTCCgtattgggtgttcgcaagtattgcggtccaaacactgccaccactgccctgcagaacttgtagaaacactcaatggtggtggactcggccatgcgcccatagtcgtcgagtgaattcccgggagctccgtatgcaagcatcctcatcgctgtcgtgcactttctggattgaggtgaatccaagtttgccggtgcaatccttcttacGCTTGAATAGGGATGGCAACGGGGCCCCATATGCACCAAACCCATGGGGATTTCATCTattagggggtggggatgggcgaAAAACATCCCCATGGGGATATTTACCAAACTATTTTATTCCCCATAGGGTACAACGGGGATGGGGACGATATCCTATTCCCCAAACCCAATACCCATCGTGGAGCCGGTTAGTAACTGTGACACTGCGGTCAACCTTAAAATATCACAAACAAACTTGCGAAAACAAAAAAAAAGCTCTGAAAAAAACCTTAAACATATCTCACATCCTCACCTCAGCTACCACCATCACCAAGAAGTCAATATGACCTAGATAGGCATTAGCAGGACAAGGACAACACCATGTATGTATGTTGATTATAGGGTGTCATATTATGTATATGAGTATTTTTTATGGGGATGGGGACCCTAATGGGGCCCCGTCCCCCAGTGGGGCATGGGTATGGGGAAATTCCATCCCCAGTCATGTAAACGGGGATGGGGGATGGGTTGTTAGGGaatagatggggatggggatgttgtaggtatcccataggggattgtccccattgccatccctacacttgaagtagctgtcgaactcctggatggaattcacaatcctgaggaaaagctttggctcatccgataacggcgccgaaatactttgtcgccgtgtagtggagcatcggcgaagtagtcggagtagatcATGCAGTACCCTTCCAGAGGAtaccggttctttgctttcatccgcccAGGCACCGAGCCACCTTGCCGCGGCTTTTCATTTCtcgcgagcaggccggcgagggtggcgaggaccatgagatgttcctcttcctggacgtcggcatcggcttcctcctccagcagctcGGTGAGCGCCTCCTTGTCGTCTGAGTCCATTGTCGAGCAgtcaaatcgccgaacaccttgcgggtGTGGTGGGCGCACACCCACCGATACACTGCCCCTGGAGGCCGGAACGCCGGAAAATCGCTCGGACGCTGGAGGAGAGACTGCCGCGGCGAAACCTCTTCtctttttccggcggggaatggtctatctagcggtggtgggcggcgccgggatcggtagtgtggcggccgagcgcgggggtgggtgggaggcgaatctggacgattggcttgacttttcgcctggcggtgtgggccaggcgtgtttttcccttgcgccggagcccccgagcgcccccagtgtgccgggttcggcctccgatcgccgggcccaaaaacgggccgagccggcggatttcggcgtcttgggagcgttttttcggcgccggcgcgtaaaaagtcgcctggggggcttgttgggggcgcggctggagatgctttaAGATGATCTTTGATCGGAAAAAATCACTCTAACAGAGTCGTGAAAATACATAGAGGGCGCTTCATATTGAGCCCGCTAACCTCCGCATTTGTAGATTGTTTACGTTGGATTGGAGCGCACAACACCCGCAAATAGCTCGCGCGGGAGGGATGTTTCACCTTCCCCATGCCTCCCGCGCTGGCCCGTGACAATTTGCGGCCACTTTTTCCGTCGTCCGCAACTATAAAAGGCCCCATAGCTTCCACTTCCCTTCTCGCCGCCCACAACCTACATTTTCTCTTTTGCCGTCCACGGCCGCCACTATCATCTCCGACGGAGTGGATGTTCATCTCGGAGGAGGAGCGGGATCACCGTGAGGTGCTGTTAAAAATTAGACTAACCATGTTATGGAATACATATGGATTTCTTCAAGGATATTTGTATGTGTCCCTCAAGATGGTTAATATTTGTATGTGGGAACAAACCAGCGACTTCACGACCAGACAAGATGTGTGTACACGTGCGAGATTTGTGATGTATCATGCATGAGTGTTTCTCGGCATGTGCTAGACCTACGTGCTGGTTATTACGTACCCTACGTAATATATGACTTGGCAGTTTTTAATTGGGTGTTAGTGAGGGGGCAGGGCCCACCctgaaaatgggggggggggggggcgtttggTTTAGGCAAAGCAAGTTTACGTAGGATACGTAAAACTCTTTCGTAGGTGTAGCAATTTCGGTGCTTTATATGTGGCCCAGTGGGCGGCAGGTCGTTGCCACCCGTTGGTCCGGAGCAGCACAATGGAGGCAACTTTGGCtgtttttttttagcatcagtacagacacaagcgctcatatatacgtgcatacatttatccctatgaacgcacacacgtacaccctacccctatgagcacctccgagagactgagccggcatatcatcttgagatttacgaagccaccataggcgcctcgtcgtcgacgggaacgtctcctcccactgaaagcgcatcgccggaaatcctgaaataaatccaggaataatgcgagcaccaggatttgaaccctggtgggttggggataccactgtccacctaaccatctcaactaCAGGTTGATTCGCGGCAACTTTGGCTGTTGGTGCTCACGGTGTGGCATGGGGTGTGTGTCGGCCTTTCTAGGAGGTGGAACGAGAGGTGGTTGACTTCCGCGCAAGTTGTGACCGGACGATAGCGCTACTGTCCATGGCTTGGTGGTGGTGATTCAGATCTAGTCGGCCAAGTGGGAGCTGCTTCCAACTATGCTGCATAGAACTTCTACGGCTCCACAACAACGATGGTCACCGAAAGATCTTTGGGAGTGTTCATCTCTCAAGATTCATTGGTTGACTTCGGCGGTGAGATGTAAATAATGGACGACGACTTGACCCAACAGGATGGTTATGCAGCGGCGGTGGTCGCATCACATGTAGCTGTTGGTATCGcgaaaaagtggtggcgacaacactcTACTGACTTTGATGGTGGTGCTACTCGAGCACCCAGTCGCGAGCTCCGTGGTGTAAGCCAGGGTCCTACCCGATTTTATTATATGGCGATGTTTTTACGTCGTTATCTTATTGTAGGCAGTGCTTGGATATGCTCAGATTGATTATTCAGGATTCCCCCTTATAAAAAAGTATTAATATCAcaaagataccaattacacccggcctctgcaccaacgaGATGTCAAAAGACATCTAGGATGCACACAtccaagaaaaaaataaaaaagagagaaatataaaaacaaagacCCCGTTGTAGTGATAAAACACTCGCAACAACAACACTCTAGTCACCACCAAAGACAGTACTCAGACCACAAAAGAGGTTCTCCATAAGTGATCCCTCCAACAAGGAAACAATGCACAAGTGTTGTCGTTGACCGATTAAGGATCTTGAGTTCTCACCCTCAAGAAAGTCTGAGATCCCAAAAACAATGCCCTCAGCAAGGCCATTGCCGGGTACAACCAATGAAGGCCAAACCTTGGGCTTTCACCCTAAAAGTGGCTCGGTACTCGAGAGGCACCACGAAAATTGCTTTCCACCCGTGTTGTCGCCCCCTCCTGCCAAGGCTGCTGCTGCAGTACTCGACACCTGACACACAGGAAAAACCTATGCCGCAAGTCTTCATCGTAAtcaaaacactacaaaaaaagacacatccgtgaccttttgagtcgaacgaatttttttcctgtcatgcttatgacacttctatgacgataattgtgacaacacccggtatcatcatagatgtggtgggatcctacttctatgacaaaaaatcatgacagaaaatgggcttttcgtcctgggcgggccggagacgtagttgcatgacattctttgggccatccatgacagaaaaaactgtggttagaagcgagggcgaggaaaatatcggggagttcccggttacgattggtggtcggggcccgagcgatgcacgtttctctcgtacgagtacacgcgtgggtgcgaggcgttgggctctaactaaacccgagcgaggcattcgcctactgaacctgagccattgcactgcaggctacgcgttactgaacccgagcgatcgatcgatcccttgctgttaactgatcccgatcgagcgattccttcgctactgctgttgactgaagccgatcgaacctgctgcctcttgatgaacagtgagcgttgttgggggtttggatgaacagttcccggtggggggttggatgaacaggaacccgtggtgttgccgctggatgaacaggaccccgatcgatcgagcgggtggaggggtggatgaacaggaccccgtggagggctggatgaacaagacaaccccgtggagggctggttgaacagtagccggtggagggatggatgaacagtagcccgtggaggggtggttgaacaggaccccgtggagagggctggttaaatagtagccggtggaggagcgcgcagtggaggctggatgaacgggagcccgtggatgaacagtcggaggtggaggctggaggaggtcgacggtggatgaacagtagcccatggaggctggaggaggtcgacggtggagatgaacagtatcccgtggagtcccgttttgtagtacgccacacccctcccgatgaacaggacccccgtttcgaccgtagcgctccaacacaagtccatttcctctgttttgcggtacgccacacccctccctatcaacatgaccccgtttcgaccgtaggaagtccgtttccttcgttttgcggtacaccagacccctcccgatgaacaggatcccgtttcgaccatggccggtcgaacacaacgccgtttcctccattctgcggtacaccaggcctcgtttccatcagctgttccgtccaagccggttagctcccgatgaacagcacgcgtgccgttgcctcccaatgaacacgacgcattccgttgcctcccaatgaacacgacgcattccgacgcggcagtggagtcgcagatggagaggagtgggaaacttgactggttcgggtgcgcggcagcactgccgcccacgggagacag
Proteins encoded:
- the LOC123100374 gene encoding arabinogalactan protein 1; this encodes MARFAVVAAVIAVLAVAAAAQGPMPAPRMAPLPAPPARSPATAPAPVATPPTAASPSPMASPPAPPTDAPTDAPSAMTPSAVSATPTGAPTATPASSAVYSSAASFVAVAGAVAAAIMF